A section of the Bacillus sp. HSf4 genome encodes:
- a CDS encoding iron ABC transporter permease, producing METIKKKSSRAAVVMLIMAALIFAIFLLSMNTGEIRIAPLDALKTLFGGGTPQDELVLFEFRLPRMLLAMLIGAGIAAAGAVWQGVSQNDLADPGILGINAGAGFAVVVFIFFFQGTTDNLQTSTIFSLPIFAFLGACVAVILVYVLAWKKGLDPVRLVLVGIGVNAAFNAAILLLQLKMDPNDFMQAAVWLSGNIWNANWNFVSAILPWIAVLIPFIFYKARYLNVLNLGDQIAVGLGTAVEKERRTLLLAAAALSGACVAAGGNITFLGLVAPHIARRLVGPKHQLLIPASALTGALLFLLADLIGRVVLSPSEIPVGLVIAALGAPYFIYLLMKTN from the coding sequence ATGGAGACGATCAAGAAAAAAAGCAGCCGTGCGGCAGTGGTGATGCTGATCATGGCCGCACTGATCTTTGCAATATTTTTACTAAGCATGAATACGGGGGAAATACGTATAGCCCCGCTGGATGCCTTGAAAACGTTATTCGGCGGCGGAACACCGCAGGATGAACTTGTGCTGTTTGAATTCCGGCTGCCCCGGATGTTGCTCGCCATGCTGATCGGCGCAGGGATTGCCGCAGCCGGCGCCGTCTGGCAGGGTGTTTCCCAAAACGATCTGGCTGATCCGGGAATCTTGGGGATCAATGCCGGAGCGGGCTTTGCCGTTGTCGTGTTCATCTTCTTTTTCCAGGGCACAACCGACAACCTGCAGACAAGCACGATTTTTTCTTTGCCGATTTTTGCATTTTTGGGCGCCTGTGTCGCGGTCATCCTTGTCTATGTGCTGGCGTGGAAAAAGGGGCTTGACCCGGTGCGCCTTGTTTTGGTCGGAATCGGGGTCAATGCGGCGTTCAACGCGGCAATTTTGCTGCTGCAGCTGAAAATGGACCCGAATGATTTTATGCAGGCCGCTGTATGGCTGTCAGGAAACATCTGGAACGCAAATTGGAACTTTGTATCCGCCATCTTACCGTGGATTGCCGTACTGATCCCGTTTATCTTTTATAAAGCGCGCTATTTAAATGTCCTGAACCTTGGCGACCAGATCGCTGTAGGCCTTGGAACGGCCGTGGAAAAAGAGCGGCGCACACTGCTCCTGGCGGCGGCAGCCCTCAGCGGCGCCTGTGTGGCCGCGGGCGGCAATATTACCTTTCTCGGTCTTGTTGCCCCGCATATCGCCAGAAGGCTTGTCGGCCCGAAGCATCAGCTTCTCATACCGGCGTCTGCGTTGACCGGTGCATTGCTCTTTTTGCTGGCCGATTTGATCGGCAGGGTGGTTCTTTCGCCTTCGGAAATTCCCGTGGGGCTTGTCATCGCCGCTTTAGGAGCGCCGTACTTTATTTACTTGCTTATGAAAACAAACTAA
- a CDS encoding iron ABC transporter permease, whose amino-acid sequence MRSYRNIHHINSGDEPDNEQRPLSRPLLAISVLISGIVILLFGAALSVALGAADIKLGTVWDALFHFDSKNTAHQIIQELRLPRTVGAALVGACLAVSGAVMQGMTRNPLASPEIMSVTQGSTFAIAIAFAFFPGVSSVGLMMWSFAGAGFGAAIVFAVGMFSKGGLTPVKLALAGTAVGTFLSAFSSAIGIHFDVARDMSFWYAGGIAGTKWLSIKLLLPAAALGLALVFFIARSITVLSLGEELAKGLGQYTKTVKALGIISVVLLTGAAVSVAGAIGFIGLIIPHITRFLVGVDYRWIIPCSAILGAVLLIYADIAARMVNPPFETPVGAVTALVGVPFFLYLARREKRGL is encoded by the coding sequence TTGAGGTCATACAGAAATATACATCATATCAACAGCGGGGACGAGCCCGACAATGAACAGCGTCCGCTGAGCCGTCCCCTTCTAGCTATTTCCGTCCTGATAAGCGGGATCGTCATTTTGCTGTTCGGCGCGGCATTGTCGGTTGCCCTTGGTGCGGCTGACATCAAGCTCGGCACGGTTTGGGATGCGCTGTTTCATTTCGATTCAAAAAATACGGCGCATCAAATTATCCAGGAACTCAGGCTGCCGAGAACGGTCGGCGCAGCGCTTGTCGGCGCCTGTCTGGCCGTTTCCGGGGCGGTGATGCAGGGGATGACGAGAAATCCGCTTGCATCTCCGGAAATCATGAGTGTCACCCAAGGGTCAACGTTTGCCATCGCCATCGCTTTTGCCTTTTTTCCGGGGGTCTCTTCGGTCGGGCTGATGATGTGGTCATTCGCCGGAGCCGGCTTTGGAGCCGCGATCGTATTTGCCGTCGGCATGTTTTCAAAAGGCGGTCTTACACCTGTGAAGCTGGCTTTGGCGGGGACGGCAGTGGGCACTTTCTTGAGCGCTTTCTCATCAGCCATCGGAATTCACTTTGATGTGGCGCGCGATATGAGCTTTTGGTACGCAGGCGGAATTGCGGGAACCAAATGGCTGAGCATCAAGCTCCTGCTGCCGGCAGCGGCGCTCGGTCTCGCGCTCGTCTTTTTCATCGCCCGTTCCATTACGGTGCTAAGCCTTGGGGAAGAATTGGCCAAAGGGCTTGGCCAATATACAAAAACGGTCAAGGCGCTCGGCATCATATCCGTCGTTTTGCTGACAGGCGCGGCTGTATCTGTGGCTGGAGCCATCGGCTTCATTGGACTGATCATTCCGCATATCACCCGCTTTTTAGTCGGTGTCGATTATCGCTGGATTATACCGTGTTCAGCGATATTGGGAGCGGTGTTGCTCATCTATGCCGATATTGCGGCAAGGATGGTCAATCCCCCATTTGAAACACCTGTCGGAGCGGTTACGGCGCTTGTCGGTGTACCGTTCTTTCTCTATCTGGCCCGCAGGGAAAAGAGGGGGCTCTAA
- a CDS encoding amino acid permease: MEQTKKWGFWLLTAFVVGNMVGSGIFMLPSTLAQTASPFGVTAAWLVTGAGVLMIALVFGHLSIRRPDLKAGPQSYARALFSDPKKGNAAGFTMVWGYWVASWISNVAIITSLAGYLTTFLPILTDGREMFELGGHTVTLGQLMTFIVCTILLWGTHFILVSSINGAGKLNFLATFSKVMGFVLFIVAGLFVFQVSLFESFYFPIESEGKSIGLGGQVHNAAISTLWAFVGIESAVILSGRASSQRDVKRATITGLLIALGIYMVITLITMGIIPHDQLQASDKPFVDVLHAIIGGFGSVVMAVLAIISLFGSMLGWILIGSEVPYQAAKAGDFPAFFAKTNKKGSPVNSLIITNLMSQIFIFSTISGTISQAFTFLTTSATLAYLVPYLVAAVFSLKLIIKGDTYDELKGSRTGDGIIALAALGYSLWVIVSGTSDWFTFILGIGLFFVGLVIYPFVHKKFSNSQAS; this comes from the coding sequence ATGGAACAGACAAAAAAATGGGGCTTCTGGCTTCTGACGGCATTTGTTGTCGGCAATATGGTCGGCTCGGGGATTTTTATGCTCCCTAGTACACTCGCCCAGACGGCAAGCCCGTTCGGCGTAACGGCGGCATGGCTTGTGACGGGTGCGGGAGTGCTCATGATCGCCCTTGTTTTCGGTCATTTATCGATCCGCCGTCCGGATTTGAAAGCCGGCCCGCAAAGCTATGCAAGAGCTTTATTCTCAGATCCTAAAAAAGGAAACGCCGCAGGCTTCACGATGGTATGGGGCTATTGGGTGGCAAGCTGGATCAGCAATGTGGCCATCATCACGAGCCTTGCCGGCTATTTGACTACGTTCCTGCCGATTTTGACGGACGGACGGGAGATGTTTGAGCTTGGCGGCCACACCGTGACGCTTGGACAGCTTATGACATTTATCGTTTGTACGATTCTCTTGTGGGGAACACATTTCATACTCGTCTCCAGTATAAACGGAGCTGGAAAGCTCAACTTTTTGGCGACCTTTTCGAAAGTGATGGGCTTTGTCCTGTTTATTGTTGCCGGATTATTCGTTTTTCAGGTGTCATTATTTGAATCATTTTATTTTCCGATTGAATCAGAAGGCAAAAGCATCGGACTCGGCGGACAGGTTCACAATGCGGCGATTTCCACGCTGTGGGCGTTTGTCGGGATCGAATCAGCTGTTATTTTATCAGGACGCGCATCCTCCCAGCGGGATGTCAAACGGGCGACGATTACCGGCCTTTTGATCGCCCTCGGCATTTATATGGTCATTACGTTAATTACAATGGGCATCATTCCGCATGATCAGCTGCAGGCTTCAGACAAACCGTTCGTTGATGTGCTTCATGCGATTATCGGCGGCTTTGGCAGCGTGGTGATGGCGGTCTTGGCGATCATTTCTTTATTCGGCTCCATGCTCGGCTGGATTTTGATCGGTTCCGAGGTTCCGTATCAGGCGGCAAAAGCCGGCGATTTCCCCGCATTTTTTGCGAAAACGAACAAAAAAGGAAGTCCGGTCAACTCTCTGATCATCACCAATCTGATGTCCCAGATCTTTATATTCTCAACGATTTCGGGAACGATCAGCCAGGCTTTCACGTTTTTGACAACGTCAGCGACTCTTGCGTATCTCGTCCCTTATCTCGTCGCAGCTGTTTTCAGTTTGAAGCTGATTATCAAAGGCGATACGTATGATGAGCTGAAAGGATCGCGAACAGGAGACGGCATCATCGCACTGGCCGCCCTTGGATATTCTCTATGGGTGATTGTGTCGGGGACTTCCGACTGGTTCACCTTTATTTTGGGAATCGGGCTGTTTTTTGTCGGGCTTGTGATCTATCCGTTCGTTCATAAAAAATTCAGTAATAGCCAGGCATCATAA
- the sspJ gene encoding small acid-soluble spore protein SspJ — MGFLFNHKDREKSKTKDRNAVQGALEDAGQALQGDPLQQAVNKKKNNR; from the coding sequence GTGGGTTTTCTCTTCAATCATAAGGACAGAGAAAAAAGCAAAACAAAAGACCGCAATGCCGTTCAGGGAGCTCTTGAAGACGCTGGACAAGCGCTGCAAGGAGATCCTCTGCAACAAGCGGTCAACAAAAAGAAAAATAACCGATAA
- a CDS encoding metal-dependent hydrolase: protein MTGKTHIMGGVASCTAVAYYYGFDPVWMTASGVLGALIPDICHTKSKIGRKLPILSALVSSVFGHRTFTHSLLFLLLTAFTAHLYFKDQSILIGLTAGMASHLLLDAGTTNGIKLFFPSSIKFRLPLYIKTGGKAEQAVMAALTVLSCYFIAALMA, encoded by the coding sequence ATGACAGGAAAAACACACATCATGGGGGGAGTCGCTTCTTGTACGGCTGTCGCTTATTATTATGGATTTGATCCCGTATGGATGACCGCTTCCGGAGTCCTCGGGGCATTGATACCGGATATTTGCCATACGAAAAGCAAAATCGGCAGAAAGCTTCCGATTTTATCTGCGCTGGTCAGCTCTGTTTTCGGACACCGGACATTTACACACAGCCTGCTCTTTTTGCTGCTGACGGCATTCACAGCTCATTTGTATTTTAAAGACCAGAGCATACTGATCGGGCTGACGGCGGGAATGGCCAGCCATTTACTTCTCGATGCAGGAACGACAAACGGCATCAAGCTTTTCTTTCCGTCCTCCATCAAGTTTCGCCTTCCGCTTTACATCAAGACAGGCGGAAAGGCTGAACAGGCTGTTATGGCAGCCCTCACCGTTCTTTCATGTTATTTTATTGCCGCCTTGATGGCATGA
- a CDS encoding LTA synthase family protein, with protein MKEQFFKKQWFLCLSIFFMWMKTYFIYKLGFHLQIDNWLQELILLINPLSFLIPVFGISLFFREKAQRMFLIGANTILTGILISNSIFYGFYIDFITIPVLFQAKNLGGLGSSFQELFNPMFIVLFFDLALLLWLAKTRGKTGEKLTAKAIKVYYAAAAGAVLFNIALAEIEQPKLLSYSFDREALVKNIGLYQFHLLDGVSQTFNLTQKAVADETSLATIENYTNADYSKPNQDMFGIAKGRNVIFVTLESTQNFVVNEKVNGQDITPFINELIHQSYYFDHFYQQTEQGKTSDSEFIVANSLYPSLSGSVFFTKSENEYNSMYQTLGKQDYTSAVFHANHKNFWNRDVMYESLGIDRFFDVSYFHVTPEHSTGWGLKDKEFLTQSADLMKDLPQPFYSNLITLTNHFPFIIDDKDKLIDEYDSDSEILNRYVTTVRYQDEALKHFIAKLKANGLYENSVIVLMGDHYGISEAHNDALAQFLGKEEVTPYDTVQLQRVPLIIHIPGITDQAPKTISETSGQVDVKPTLLHLLGIDTKGMVQFGNDLFSEDRMPFAVLRNGSFITDDYVFTKNTCYSQKTGDIIEDAGNTCGPLVEKANEELSLSDKIINGDLLRFYKK; from the coding sequence ATGAAAGAACAATTCTTCAAAAAGCAATGGTTTTTATGCTTATCGATTTTTTTCATGTGGATGAAAACATATTTCATTTACAAGCTGGGGTTTCATTTACAAATTGACAATTGGCTCCAGGAGCTGATTCTGTTGATCAACCCGCTTAGCTTTCTCATCCCTGTATTCGGCATCAGCCTCTTTTTCCGTGAAAAGGCACAGCGCATGTTTTTAATCGGAGCGAATACCATCCTTACGGGCATACTCATCTCAAACAGCATTTTTTACGGCTTTTACATTGATTTCATTACGATTCCCGTCCTGTTTCAGGCGAAAAACCTCGGGGGGCTTGGAAGCAGTTTTCAGGAATTGTTCAATCCGATGTTCATCGTTCTTTTCTTTGATTTGGCCCTCTTGCTATGGCTTGCGAAAACCCGTGGAAAAACAGGAGAAAAACTGACGGCGAAAGCCATCAAGGTTTATTATGCGGCGGCTGCGGGGGCGGTATTGTTCAATATTGCCTTGGCGGAGATTGAACAGCCGAAGCTTTTATCTTATTCATTTGACAGGGAAGCGCTGGTCAAAAATATCGGACTGTATCAATTTCATCTGCTTGACGGCGTTTCCCAAACCTTTAATTTAACGCAAAAAGCGGTTGCCGATGAGACCAGCCTGGCGACGATCGAAAATTACACGAACGCCGACTACAGTAAGCCGAATCAAGACATGTTCGGCATTGCCAAAGGCAGAAACGTGATTTTTGTTACGCTCGAGTCGACGCAGAATTTCGTGGTCAATGAAAAAGTGAACGGACAGGACATCACCCCGTTTATCAATGAGTTGATCCATCAAAGCTATTATTTCGACCATTTTTATCAGCAGACTGAGCAGGGAAAAACATCGGATTCCGAATTTATCGTCGCCAATTCGCTTTATCCGTCTTTGAGCGGTTCGGTTTTTTTCACCAAAAGCGAAAACGAGTATAATTCGATGTATCAAACACTTGGAAAACAAGACTACACCTCAGCTGTTTTCCACGCCAACCATAAAAATTTCTGGAACAGAGATGTGATGTACGAATCTCTCGGCATCGACAGATTTTTTGATGTATCGTATTTTCATGTAACGCCTGAACATTCCACAGGCTGGGGGCTGAAGGACAAGGAGTTTCTTACGCAATCGGCAGACTTGATGAAGGATTTGCCGCAGCCGTTTTACAGCAATTTGATTACATTGACCAATCACTTTCCGTTTATTATTGATGATAAGGATAAGCTGATTGACGAATATGATTCCGACAGTGAGATTTTGAACCGTTATGTAACAACTGTCCGCTACCAGGATGAAGCATTAAAGCATTTCATCGCCAAGCTGAAAGCAAACGGCCTTTACGAAAATTCGGTTATCGTACTGATGGGAGACCACTACGGCATCTCTGAAGCACACAATGATGCGCTTGCGCAATTTTTGGGCAAGGAGGAAGTGACACCTTACGATACCGTTCAGCTGCAGCGGGTCCCGCTGATCATCCATATACCGGGGATCACGGATCAAGCGCCGAAAACAATTTCCGAAACAAGCGGGCAAGTGGATGTCAAACCGACATTGCTTCACCTGCTGGGAATTGATACAAAAGGCATGGTTCAATTCGGCAACGACCTTTTCTCTGAAGACAGAATGCCGTTTGCAGTCTTAAGAAACGGAAGCTTTATTACCGATGACTATGTCTTTACAAAAAACACCTGCTACAGCCAGAAAACCGGAGACATCATTGAGGACGCTGGAAACACGTGCGGCCCGCTTGTCGAAAAAGCAAATGAGGAGCTGTCCCTTTCCGATAAAATCATCAATGGGGATTTGCTGAGATTTTATAAAAAATAG
- a CDS encoding MDR family MFS transporter codes for MSETERTTNKLPIVAVLITGTFIAILNQTLLTTALPPIMEDLNITPGLAQWLTTIFMLVNGIMIPVTAFLIEKFTTRKLFMTAMSLFTAGTLICALSFSFPVLIVGRIVQAAGAGIMMPLMQTVLLLIFPKEKRGSAMGMVGLVIAFAPAIGPTLSGWIVDRYPWEVLFYLLLPFAVIDVIVAYFILKNVTEQTSPKLDVASIILSSLGFGGILYGFSSAGVSGWSSADVLIGFAVGGITLVWFIWRQLHLEEPILEFRVFQYPMFTLATVIGMVVFMAMIGAATIVPIYMQDMRHFTAMESGMMLFPGAVMMGLMSPITGRIFDKIGARTLSITGLTAIFITTLLLTHLSETTPFAYLSVVYAVRMIGMGMVLMPVTTAGLNQLPRHLIPHGTAMNNTMRQMSGSIGTAVLITIMTQRALADPAGPGSETAMIHGVNVAFMAAAVLAGIGLVLSFFIKQNHRGSLGDRRKKQTKSRLVLHEE; via the coding sequence ATGAGTGAAACAGAACGAACAACAAACAAATTACCGATTGTCGCCGTGCTGATTACGGGTACTTTTATCGCGATTTTAAATCAGACATTGCTGACGACGGCTCTCCCGCCAATCATGGAAGATTTAAACATTACACCGGGACTCGCCCAGTGGCTGACGACGATTTTTATGCTCGTGAACGGAATTATGATTCCAGTTACGGCTTTTTTAATTGAAAAATTCACGACCAGAAAGCTGTTTATGACCGCGATGTCCCTGTTTACGGCAGGAACGCTGATCTGCGCTCTTTCGTTCAGCTTCCCTGTTTTGATTGTGGGACGAATCGTTCAGGCCGCAGGCGCAGGAATCATGATGCCGTTGATGCAGACCGTGCTTTTATTGATCTTCCCGAAAGAAAAACGCGGCTCTGCGATGGGAATGGTGGGGCTTGTCATCGCCTTTGCGCCCGCCATCGGACCGACCTTATCCGGCTGGATCGTCGATCGCTATCCATGGGAAGTGCTGTTTTATCTCCTGCTTCCTTTCGCCGTCATCGACGTGATTGTCGCCTACTTTATCCTGAAAAATGTGACGGAGCAAACATCACCTAAGCTCGATGTGGCGTCAATTATTTTGTCTTCTTTAGGATTCGGCGGCATTTTATACGGCTTCAGCAGTGCGGGCGTTTCCGGCTGGTCAAGCGCGGATGTGCTGATCGGATTTGCCGTCGGCGGCATTACACTCGTTTGGTTCATTTGGAGACAGCTTCATTTGGAAGAGCCGATATTGGAATTCAGGGTCTTTCAATACCCAATGTTTACGCTGGCTACGGTCATCGGCATGGTGGTCTTTATGGCGATGATCGGAGCGGCGACGATCGTTCCGATTTACATGCAGGATATGCGCCACTTCACTGCCATGGAATCGGGAATGATGCTGTTTCCGGGAGCGGTGATGATGGGGCTGATGTCCCCGATTACCGGCAGGATTTTTGATAAAATCGGCGCGCGCACGTTGAGCATTACCGGTTTAACGGCGATTTTCATTACAACGCTGTTGTTGACCCACCTGTCTGAAACGACCCCCTTCGCCTATTTGTCCGTCGTCTATGCGGTGCGGATGATTGGGATGGGAATGGTGCTAATGCCTGTAACGACTGCGGGCCTGAACCAGCTTCCGCGCCATTTGATTCCGCACGGCACCGCCATGAACAATACGATGAGACAGATGTCGGGGTCGATCGGCACGGCGGTTTTAATTACCATCATGACGCAGCGCGCGCTCGCCGACCCGGCTGGGCCCGGCTCAGAAACGGCGATGATTCACGGAGTAAACGTCGCCTTTATGGCAGCGGCCGTGTTGGCCGGAATCGGATTGGTCCTTTCTTTCTTTATCAAGCAAAACCACCGCGGCAGCCTCGGCGACCGCAGAAAAAAACAGACGAAAAGCCGTTTGGTTCTTCACGAAGAATAA
- a CDS encoding aldo/keto reductase — protein MVSSLKDTVTLHNGVKMPWFGLGVFKVEEGSQVVESVKAAIKNGYRSIDTAAIYQNEEGVGNGIKESGVAREELFVTSKVWNSDQGYEKALAAFDESLRKLGLDYLDLYLIHWPGKDQNKFKETWRALEKLYKDGKVRAIGVSNFNVHHLESLLEDAEIKPMVNQVEFHPRLTQLELRDYCKKQGIQLEAWSPLMQGKLLDHEGLKGIATKYNKSVAQVILRWDLQNEVVTIPKSVKEHRIIENADIFDFELAKEDVEKINALNQDERVGPDPDTMDRGFE, from the coding sequence ATGGTAAGCAGTTTGAAGGACACTGTGACGTTACATAACGGGGTCAAAATGCCATGGTTTGGTCTCGGAGTTTTTAAAGTGGAAGAAGGCAGCCAGGTTGTTGAATCTGTAAAAGCAGCCATTAAAAACGGATACCGGAGCATCGATACCGCTGCTATTTATCAAAATGAAGAAGGCGTCGGCAATGGAATTAAAGAGTCAGGCGTCGCCCGAGAAGAATTGTTTGTCACTTCAAAAGTGTGGAACAGTGACCAAGGCTATGAAAAAGCATTGGCGGCTTTTGATGAAAGCCTTAGAAAACTCGGCCTTGACTACCTTGATTTATATTTGATCCACTGGCCGGGAAAAGATCAAAATAAATTTAAAGAGACATGGCGCGCCTTAGAGAAGTTGTACAAAGACGGCAAAGTCAGAGCCATCGGCGTCAGCAACTTCAATGTGCACCATTTGGAAAGCCTGCTGGAGGACGCGGAAATCAAACCGATGGTCAATCAGGTTGAATTCCATCCGCGGTTGACGCAGCTTGAATTAAGGGACTACTGCAAAAAGCAGGGAATCCAGCTGGAAGCATGGTCTCCGCTCATGCAGGGGAAACTCCTTGATCATGAAGGGCTAAAAGGGATCGCAACAAAATACAACAAATCCGTGGCACAAGTGATTCTGCGCTGGGATCTGCAAAACGAAGTCGTGACTATCCCGAAATCGGTCAAAGAACACCGCATTATCGAAAATGCCGATATTTTCGACTTTGAATTAGCGAAGGAAGATGTCGAAAAAATCAATGCGCTTAATCAAGATGAACGCGTAGGTCCAGATCCTGATACAATGGACAGAGGATTTGAATGA
- a CDS encoding ROK family protein encodes MKHYGAIEAGGTKFVCAVGTENGEIIDRLTIPTETPEETIGELTAFFSKYQLTSMGVGSFGPICVAKEKEEYGYITNTPKLAWKAYPFIPELEKRLGVPVSFTTDVNAAALGEITKGAAQGLNSCLYITVGTGIGAGAIIGGELVQSATHPEMGHILIRRSPEDSFAGNCPYHSDCLEGMASGPALEKRWGKKGKDLAGETKVWELEADYLAQALMQYILILCPDKIIMGGGVMKQQQLFPLIRKKLSEYLNGYVDLPDLEDFIVPPGLGDDAGITGALVLALSAE; translated from the coding sequence ATGAAACATTACGGTGCAATAGAAGCAGGAGGCACAAAGTTTGTTTGTGCAGTTGGAACAGAAAACGGAGAAATCATAGACAGGCTGACGATTCCGACGGAAACGCCTGAAGAAACGATTGGAGAGCTGACGGCTTTTTTCAGCAAGTATCAGCTCACATCCATGGGAGTAGGGTCTTTTGGACCTATATGTGTTGCAAAAGAAAAAGAGGAATACGGATACATCACCAATACGCCGAAGTTAGCCTGGAAGGCATATCCGTTTATTCCCGAACTGGAAAAAAGGCTGGGTGTACCCGTTTCCTTTACGACTGATGTAAACGCTGCCGCGCTTGGGGAAATAACCAAAGGAGCGGCACAAGGTCTGAACAGCTGTTTATATATTACAGTCGGTACAGGTATCGGCGCCGGAGCGATTATCGGGGGCGAACTGGTTCAAAGCGCTACACATCCTGAAATGGGGCATATTCTTATCAGGCGCAGTCCGGAGGATTCCTTTGCAGGAAACTGTCCTTATCACAGCGATTGCCTTGAGGGGATGGCGTCAGGCCCCGCTCTTGAAAAACGCTGGGGCAAAAAAGGGAAGGATCTTGCCGGGGAAACAAAAGTATGGGAGCTTGAAGCCGATTATTTAGCACAGGCGCTTATGCAATACATCCTGATTTTATGTCCTGATAAAATCATTATGGGCGGCGGGGTCATGAAACAGCAGCAATTGTTTCCGCTCATTCGGAAAAAGCTGTCCGAATATCTCAACGGCTATGTTGATCTTCCGGATCTTGAAGATTTTATTGTGCCGCCGGGACTTGGAGATGATGCCGGGATCACAGGTGCGCTCGTTTTAGCCCTATCCGCCGAATGA